The stretch of DNA ACAATCCTCGAAGCGGCCGTGGACGCGGGCGTAGAGAAGTTCGCCTTCGCCTCCTCGAACCACGCGGTCGGCGCATTCGAGACCGACGAGCGAAAACCCGACATCTACCGCACCCACGACGAGTTCCGCCTCGACGGGACGGAACTCCCCCGTCCGAGCAACCTCTACGGCGTCAGCAAGGCCTCTGGCGAGGTGCTCGGCCGGTACTATCACGACCACTACGACATCGACGTGGTGTGCGTGCGCATCGGCAATCTCACCAAAGACCACCCGCCAATCGACTACGAGCGTGGGCAGGCGATGTGGCTCTCGTACCGTGACTGTGCGCACCTGTTCGACCGGTGTGTCGAGGCCGACTACGACTACGAAATCGTCTACGGTATCTCCGACAACGACCGAAAATACTACTCCATCGAGCGCGCGAAAGAGGTGCTCGGCTACGACCCACAGGACAACTCCGCGCACTTCGACGACTAATCGAACAGGCCTTCGACGTCGCGTACTTTTGCGTTCCGCTGG from Haladaptatus sp. ZSTT2 encodes:
- the azf gene encoding NAD-dependent glucose-6-phosphate dehydrogenase Azf, giving the protein MDDPVLLTGAAGRVGTAILGGIADKYEWRLLDREPPTGEVDHEYVVADITDEEAIREAVEGVGAIIHLAGDPRPEAPWDSVLQNNIDGTQTILEAAVDAGVEKFAFASSNHAVGAFETDERKPDIYRTHDEFRLDGTELPRPSNLYGVSKASGEVLGRYYHDHYDIDVVCVRIGNLTKDHPPIDYERGQAMWLSYRDCAHLFDRCVEADYDYEIVYGISDNDRKYYSIERAKEVLGYDPQDNSAHFDD